In Microbacterium lushaniae, the following are encoded in one genomic region:
- the priA gene encoding bifunctional 1-(5-phosphoribosyl)-5-((5-phosphoribosylamino)methylideneamino)imidazole-4-carboxamide isomerase/phosphoribosylanthranilate isomerase PriA gives MNDFASSPELILLPAVDIASGKAVRLTQGEAGTETSYGDPVDAAAEWARQGAKWIHLVDLDAAFGRGSNGAVLRKVIKQVRGVQVELSGGIRDDRSLEAALDSGAARINLGTAALENPEWAADVISRYGDAIAVGLDVRGTTLAARGWTRDGGDLWTVLDRLEEAGCSRYVVTDVTKDGTLRGPNLELLREMTSRTPKPIVASGGVSSLDDILALRELVHLGVEGAIVGKALYAGAFTLAEALDVAGG, from the coding sequence ATGAACGATTTCGCCTCCAGCCCTGAGCTGATCCTGCTGCCCGCCGTCGATATCGCCTCGGGGAAGGCCGTGCGCCTGACCCAGGGGGAGGCCGGCACTGAAACGAGCTACGGCGACCCGGTCGACGCGGCCGCCGAGTGGGCGCGACAGGGTGCGAAGTGGATCCACCTCGTGGATCTGGACGCAGCCTTCGGGCGCGGAAGCAACGGTGCCGTGCTGCGCAAGGTCATCAAGCAGGTCCGGGGCGTCCAGGTGGAGCTGTCCGGCGGCATCCGTGACGACCGGTCGCTGGAAGCGGCGCTGGACAGCGGCGCCGCCCGCATCAATCTGGGCACGGCCGCGCTGGAGAACCCGGAGTGGGCCGCCGACGTGATCAGCCGCTACGGCGACGCCATCGCCGTCGGCCTGGATGTGCGCGGCACGACCCTCGCCGCCCGCGGCTGGACCCGCGACGGCGGCGATCTGTGGACCGTCCTGGACCGGCTGGAAGAGGCCGGGTGCTCCCGCTACGTCGTGACGGATGTCACCAAGGACGGCACACTGCGCGGCCCCAACCTGGAGCTCCTGCGGGAGATGACCTCGCGCACCCCGAAGCCCATCGTCGCCTCCGGCGGGGTGTCGAGCCTGGACGACATCCTCGCGCTGCGCGAGCTCGTGCACCTCGGCGTCGAGGGTGCGATCGTGGGCAAGGCACTGTACGCCGGCGCGTTCACGCTGGCTGAGGCGCTGGATGTCGCCGGAGGCTGA
- a CDS encoding DUF1844 domain-containing protein, whose translation MHTIPGSEPTPDPEAERLARWEEQERAAASATRDIADVPAVEVITTTAVHLLSAAAVKVGLADDPENQTDLDEARKIINALAGLITAGAPEISDMHARSLRDGLRSVQLAFREASPLPDPIGKGPGEKWTGPVT comes from the coding sequence GTGCACACGATCCCCGGTAGCGAGCCCACCCCCGACCCAGAGGCCGAGCGTCTCGCCCGCTGGGAGGAGCAGGAGCGTGCCGCCGCATCCGCCACCCGCGACATCGCCGACGTCCCGGCCGTGGAGGTCATCACGACCACCGCCGTGCACCTGCTCAGCGCCGCCGCGGTGAAGGTCGGACTCGCCGACGACCCCGAGAACCAGACCGACCTGGACGAGGCGCGCAAGATCATCAACGCCCTCGCGGGCCTCATCACCGCCGGCGCCCCCGAGATCAGCGACATGCACGCCCGCTCGCTGCGCGACGGCCTGCGCTCGGTGCAGCTGGCCTTCCGCGAGGCCTCCCCCCTCCCCGACCCGATCGGCAAGGGGCCGGGCGAGAAGTGGACGGGGCCCGTCACGTAG
- a CDS encoding LysM peptidoglycan-binding domain-containing protein, which translates to MATIASVAPTTRLRLTARGRRLLAGLAALPAAVAIAVAVLGGGSALASAEGGATAGTFTEITVMSGESLWSIAQDLAPHADPRDVVEEITRLNVLESSSVSAGQRLAIPLEYAPQS; encoded by the coding sequence ATGGCCACCATCGCGAGCGTCGCCCCCACCACCCGTCTGCGTCTGACGGCGCGCGGCCGCCGGCTGCTGGCGGGTCTGGCCGCACTCCCCGCCGCGGTCGCCATCGCTGTGGCGGTGCTCGGCGGCGGGAGCGCCCTGGCGTCCGCCGAGGGCGGCGCGACGGCCGGTACCTTCACCGAGATCACGGTCATGTCGGGGGAGTCCCTGTGGTCCATCGCGCAGGACCTCGCCCCTCACGCCGACCCGCGGGACGTCGTCGAGGAGATCACGCGACTGAACGTGCTGGAGTCCTCCAGCGTCTCGGCCGGTCAGCGCCTGGCGATTCCGCTGGAGTACGCGCCGCAGTCATAG
- a CDS encoding SseB family protein yields MSPEADPGADSAGVPWEGRRFESNPHAGDDGSADPALLAALTAFRAGEGDAVAVVEAYRTARLLIPLIAEKGDSGVGAHGLEVDKTQELSIVTVAAPDGRKVLPVFTSVAAMGRWDATARPVPAEGVRTALAAAADDTDLIVIDPGSETEFVLRRPAVWAIGQGIAWEPAHVSAEVFTGLQESISGELAVLDLAVEPGDPAARLRGPELVVHLQLMHGLAQEELDVVLARVARRWAGDDRIAVLVDSLTVKLHRSP; encoded by the coding sequence ATGTCGCCGGAGGCTGATCCGGGAGCCGATTCGGCGGGCGTCCCGTGGGAGGGCCGCCGGTTCGAGTCGAACCCGCACGCCGGTGATGACGGATCGGCCGATCCGGCGCTCCTGGCGGCGCTGACCGCCTTCCGCGCGGGGGAGGGCGACGCCGTCGCCGTCGTCGAGGCCTACCGCACCGCACGGCTGCTCATCCCGCTCATCGCCGAGAAGGGCGACTCGGGGGTCGGCGCGCACGGTCTCGAGGTGGACAAGACGCAGGAGCTGTCGATCGTGACGGTCGCCGCCCCGGACGGGCGCAAGGTGCTCCCCGTCTTCACGTCGGTCGCCGCGATGGGCCGGTGGGATGCCACGGCCCGGCCGGTGCCCGCCGAGGGTGTGCGCACCGCGCTTGCCGCCGCAGCCGATGACACCGACCTCATCGTGATCGATCCGGGCTCGGAGACGGAGTTCGTCCTGCGCCGCCCGGCGGTGTGGGCGATCGGCCAGGGCATCGCGTGGGAGCCCGCGCACGTTTCGGCCGAGGTGTTCACGGGGCTGCAGGAGTCCATCTCCGGCGAACTGGCCGTGCTCGACCTCGCCGTCGAGCCGGGCGACCCCGCGGCCCGGCTGCGGGGTCCGGAACTCGTCGTGCACCTGCAGCTCATGCACGGGCTCGCCCAGGAGGAGCTGGACGTCGTGCTCGCGCGCGTCGCCCGCCGGTGGGCGGGCGATGACCGCATCGCGGTGCTCGTGGACTCCCTCACGGTGAAGCTCCACCGCTCCCCGTAA
- the hisB gene encoding imidazoleglycerol-phosphate dehydratase HisB has protein sequence MTASGAPRTATLRRATSESTVELELDLDGTGTSSISTSVPFYDHLLTAFAKHSLTDLTVRATGDTHIDAHHTVEDVAIVLGDAIRQALGDKAGITRFGDALVPLDEALVQAVVDISGRPYLVHTGEPAGFEYHLIGGHFTGSLVRHTFEALAFHAGLTVHVRVLEGRDAHHIAEAEYKAFARAFRQAKALDPLVEGIPSTKGAL, from the coding sequence ATGACCGCATCAGGCGCGCCGCGCACGGCGACTCTGCGACGCGCGACGAGCGAGTCCACCGTCGAGCTGGAACTCGATCTGGATGGCACGGGGACGAGCTCCATCTCCACGAGCGTGCCGTTCTACGATCACCTGCTCACGGCGTTCGCGAAGCACTCGCTGACCGATCTCACCGTGCGGGCCACCGGTGACACCCACATCGACGCCCACCACACCGTGGAGGACGTCGCGATCGTGCTCGGCGACGCCATCCGTCAGGCCCTCGGCGACAAGGCCGGCATCACGCGGTTCGGCGACGCCCTCGTGCCGTTGGACGAGGCGCTCGTGCAGGCCGTCGTGGACATCAGCGGCCGTCCCTACCTCGTCCACACGGGCGAGCCGGCCGGCTTCGAGTACCACCTCATCGGCGGCCACTTCACCGGCTCCCTCGTGCGGCACACCTTCGAGGCGCTGGCCTTCCACGCCGGCCTCACGGTGCACGTGCGGGTGCTCGAGGGTCGCGACGCCCACCACATCGCCGAAGCGGAGTACAAGGCGTTCGCGCGCGCGTTCCGCCAGGCCAAGGCGCTGGACCCGCTCGTGGAAGGCATCCCCAGCACCAAGGGCGCACTGTGA
- the lexA gene encoding transcriptional repressor LexA, translated as MTDATARDKPQTRRRKSLSDKQLAILEVIQRSIARHGYPPSMREIGDAVGLKSLSSVTHQLNQLELSGYLRRDPGKTRAMEVLIDLPGTAAENPADTAPALGDAALVPLVGRIAAGVPITADQQVEEIFPLPRQLVGKGDLFMLKVSGESMIDAAICDGDWVVIRSQATAENGEIVAAMLDGEATVKTFRRRDGHTWLLPRNSAFEPILGDDAVVLGRVVAVLRAV; from the coding sequence ATGACCGACGCGACCGCTCGCGACAAGCCGCAGACACGCCGGCGAAAGAGCCTCAGCGACAAGCAGCTGGCGATCCTCGAGGTCATCCAGCGCTCGATCGCGCGGCACGGCTATCCGCCGAGCATGCGGGAGATCGGTGACGCCGTGGGCCTGAAGTCGCTCTCCAGCGTCACCCACCAGCTCAACCAGCTCGAACTCAGCGGCTATCTGCGCCGCGACCCGGGCAAGACGCGCGCGATGGAAGTGCTCATCGACCTGCCCGGCACCGCCGCGGAGAACCCCGCCGACACCGCCCCCGCCCTCGGCGACGCCGCCTTGGTGCCGCTGGTGGGACGCATCGCGGCGGGCGTTCCCATCACCGCGGATCAGCAGGTGGAGGAGATCTTCCCCCTCCCCCGCCAGCTCGTGGGCAAGGGCGACCTGTTCATGCTCAAGGTCTCCGGCGAATCGATGATCGACGCGGCCATCTGCGACGGCGACTGGGTGGTCATCCGGTCGCAGGCGACGGCGGAGAACGGTGAGATCGTCGCGGCGATGCTGGACGGGGAGGCGACGGTGAAGACGTTCCGCCGTCGCGACGGCCACACGTGGCTGCTGCCGCGCAACTCCGCCTTCGAGCCGATCCTCGGCGACGACGCCGTCGTCCTCGGCCGCGTCGTGGCGGTGCTGCGCGCCGTCTGA
- a CDS encoding histidinol-phosphate transaminase: MTTRLDDLPLRDDLRGLVPYGAPQAPLPIALNVNENTHPVPQEVADDILDSVARALREINRYPDREFTALREAFADYLGHGLTAEQIWAGNGSNEVLQHLLQAFAGPGRTAFGFAPTYSMYPLLTRGTGAQWIAGERAHDFTVSPESAAAQVAQVQPDVVFLCAPNNPTGTPMGLDVVEAVYDATDGIVIVDEAYQEFAPRDERSALTLLPGRERLAVSRTMSKAFAFAGARVGYLAADPALVDALRLVRLPYHLSGLTQAAALAALAHAPVMLGMVDEIVAQRDRMSATLSALGYTPYDSATNFVLFGGVDDPARTWRELYDRGILIRDVGIPHHLRVTAGTAEETTAFLDALASVGSKV; the protein is encoded by the coding sequence ATGACGACCCGGTTGGACGACCTCCCGCTCCGCGACGATCTGCGCGGTCTCGTGCCGTACGGCGCACCGCAGGCGCCGCTGCCCATCGCTCTGAACGTCAACGAGAACACGCACCCGGTGCCCCAGGAGGTCGCCGACGACATCCTCGACTCGGTTGCCCGCGCGCTGCGCGAGATCAACAGATACCCCGACCGCGAGTTCACCGCCCTGCGGGAGGCATTCGCCGATTACCTGGGGCACGGTCTCACAGCCGAGCAGATCTGGGCGGGCAACGGGTCCAACGAGGTGCTGCAGCACCTCCTGCAGGCCTTCGCCGGGCCCGGCCGGACCGCCTTCGGCTTCGCGCCCACCTATTCGATGTACCCCCTCCTCACGCGCGGCACCGGCGCGCAGTGGATCGCCGGTGAGCGCGCCCACGACTTCACCGTGTCGCCCGAGTCGGCTGCGGCGCAGGTCGCGCAGGTGCAGCCGGATGTGGTCTTCCTGTGCGCACCGAACAACCCCACCGGTACCCCCATGGGCCTGGACGTCGTCGAGGCCGTGTACGACGCCACGGACGGCATCGTCATCGTGGACGAGGCCTACCAGGAGTTCGCACCCCGCGACGAGCGCTCGGCGCTGACCCTCCTCCCCGGGCGGGAGCGCCTCGCCGTGTCCCGCACCATGAGCAAGGCGTTCGCCTTCGCCGGGGCCCGCGTCGGGTACCTCGCCGCCGACCCCGCGCTCGTCGACGCGCTGCGCCTTGTCCGCCTGCCCTACCACCTGAGCGGTCTCACGCAGGCGGCCGCCCTGGCGGCGCTCGCGCACGCGCCGGTGATGCTCGGGATGGTGGATGAGATCGTCGCGCAGCGCGACCGCATGTCGGCGACCCTCTCGGCCCTGGGGTACACGCCCTACGACTCGGCGACCAACTTCGTCCTGTTCGGCGGCGTGGACGACCCCGCCCGGACGTGGCGGGAACTGTACGACCGCGGCATCCTCATCCGCGACGTCGGCATCCCGCATCACCTGCGTGTCACCGCCGGCACCGCGGAGGAGACCACCGCGTTCCTCGACGCGCTCGCCTCGGTAGGATCGAAGGTATGA
- the rpmI gene encoding 50S ribosomal protein L35, which yields MPKQKTHSGAKKRFKVTGSGKIMKQQANLRHNFEGKPTKRTRRLSQDQVLAKGDAKVAKKLLGI from the coding sequence ATGCCGAAGCAGAAGACCCACTCGGGTGCCAAGAAGCGTTTCAAGGTCACCGGCAGCGGGAAGATCATGAAGCAGCAGGCGAACCTCCGCCACAACTTCGAAGGCAAGCCCACCAAGCGCACCCGCCGCCTGTCGCAGGACCAGGTCCTCGCCAAGGGTGACGCGAAGGTCGCCAAGAAGCTCCTCGGCATCT
- the infC gene encoding translation initiation factor IF-3 — translation MSDPRTNDRIRVPEVRLVGPAGEQVGVVRIEVALRLAQEADLDLVEVAPNSKPPVVKIMDYGKFKYEAAQKAKEARRNQANTVLKEVRFRLKIEAHDYITKLKRAEGFLQAGDKVKAMILFRGREQSRPEQGVRLLRKFAEDVAEFGTVESNPTIDGRNMVMVVAPHKNKSEAKAEQNAQRAANKEAARSAARGDAPAESDTDAPAETPAE, via the coding sequence ATCAGCGATCCCCGCACCAACGACCGCATCCGCGTCCCCGAGGTCCGCCTCGTCGGACCCGCGGGTGAGCAGGTCGGCGTCGTCCGCATCGAGGTGGCGTTGCGCCTGGCCCAGGAGGCCGACCTCGATCTCGTAGAGGTGGCCCCCAACTCGAAGCCGCCCGTGGTCAAGATCATGGACTACGGCAAGTTCAAGTACGAGGCTGCGCAGAAGGCCAAGGAAGCGCGTCGCAACCAGGCGAACACCGTCCTCAAGGAGGTCCGGTTCCGTCTGAAGATCGAAGCGCACGACTACATCACCAAGCTCAAGCGCGCCGAAGGCTTCCTGCAGGCCGGCGACAAGGTCAAGGCCATGATCCTGTTCCGCGGTCGTGAGCAGTCGCGCCCAGAGCAGGGTGTGCGCCTGCTGCGCAAGTTCGCCGAGGACGTCGCCGAGTTCGGCACGGTCGAGTCGAACCCCACGATCGACGGGCGCAACATGGTGATGGTGGTCGCACCGCACAAGAACAAGTCCGAGGCGAAGGCCGAGCAGAACGCCCAGCGCGCTGCCAACAAGGAAGCCGCCCGTTCGGCCGCCCGCGGCGACGCGCCGGCCGAGAGCGACACCGACGCGCCCGCCGAGACACCGGCCGAATAA
- a CDS encoding prolyl oligopeptidase family serine peptidase: MPTPLPFGSWPSPLSAQAVATASPRIDGARFVGDEIWWGQTVPEEGGRTTVRRRTADGAVADVLPAPGSARSRVHEYGGGAWEVTDDGELVYVEKADGRVRMLPPGGEPRALTPPREGVRYGGLRMQAGILLAVRESDRDARTPRRDIVAIPLDGSGAADDAAVRSLVAGSDFVAQPALSPDGTRLAWIAWNHPDMPWDRTQLRVGALEDGVVRTWTVIAGGDGSAPLQPEWTADDELTYLDDRTGRWNVWRTRLDGTPHPLAPADADTGGGLWVLGSRWFAPVDGGFVAVRTHGADEIVAVVGGGVRTLPVPVTSGALVEDARGRRVLVSGSGTVQQSGLWLVDLDTDAPAALVTGGAAVLPEEWMPRPRAVTTDGPRGPVHAFAYPPTNPEHTGMPGERPPYLVLVHGGPTAHVGPAASAKTAYFTSRGIGVLDVNYGGSTGYGRAYRERLRGQWGVVDVEDVAAAASALVARGEADGARLAIDGGSAGGWTVLAALVGTDVFSAGVARYAVGDARTLAEDSHDFEARYLDGLIGPLPEAEEVYRERSPLSRPEGFTVPLLILQGAEDAVVPPAQAEAIRDALVARGIPHAYVVYEGEGHGFRRAETIVHALESELAFLGQVFGFATPGVPPLPLS, encoded by the coding sequence ATGCCGACTCCCCTGCCCTTCGGATCCTGGCCGTCTCCCCTGTCCGCCCAGGCCGTCGCGACGGCCTCGCCCCGCATCGACGGGGCCCGTTTCGTCGGCGACGAGATCTGGTGGGGCCAGACGGTGCCGGAGGAGGGCGGCCGGACGACCGTGCGGCGCCGCACGGCGGACGGCGCCGTGGCCGACGTCCTCCCCGCCCCCGGCAGCGCCCGCTCGCGCGTGCACGAGTACGGCGGCGGAGCGTGGGAGGTCACCGACGACGGCGAGCTCGTCTACGTCGAGAAGGCCGACGGCCGCGTCCGGATGCTGCCACCGGGGGGCGAGCCGCGGGCGCTGACGCCGCCGCGCGAGGGGGTGCGCTACGGCGGGCTGCGGATGCAGGCCGGCATCCTGCTCGCCGTGCGCGAGAGCGACCGCGACGCCCGCACGCCGCGGCGCGACATCGTGGCGATCCCCCTCGACGGCTCCGGCGCCGCAGATGACGCCGCCGTGCGCAGCCTCGTGGCCGGCAGCGACTTCGTCGCGCAGCCGGCGCTGTCCCCCGACGGCACGCGGCTGGCCTGGATCGCGTGGAACCACCCGGACATGCCGTGGGATCGCACGCAGCTGCGGGTCGGCGCCCTCGAAGACGGCGTCGTCCGGACCTGGACGGTCATCGCCGGCGGCGACGGCTCGGCTCCCCTGCAGCCCGAGTGGACGGCCGATGACGAGCTCACCTACCTCGATGACCGCACCGGGCGGTGGAACGTGTGGCGCACGCGCCTGGATGGCACGCCGCATCCGCTCGCCCCCGCCGACGCCGACACCGGCGGCGGCCTGTGGGTCCTGGGATCGCGCTGGTTCGCACCCGTGGACGGCGGATTCGTCGCGGTGCGCACGCACGGCGCCGACGAGATCGTCGCCGTCGTCGGGGGCGGCGTGCGGACGCTCCCGGTCCCCGTGACCTCCGGCGCCCTCGTGGAAGACGCCCGCGGGCGCCGCGTGCTCGTCTCCGGCTCGGGGACGGTGCAGCAGAGCGGACTGTGGCTGGTCGACCTCGACACCGACGCGCCCGCCGCGCTCGTCACCGGCGGTGCCGCCGTGCTGCCGGAGGAGTGGATGCCGCGCCCGCGGGCGGTGACCACCGATGGCCCGCGCGGCCCCGTGCACGCCTTCGCCTACCCGCCCACCAACCCCGAGCACACCGGCATGCCAGGGGAACGCCCGCCCTATCTCGTTCTCGTGCACGGCGGACCCACCGCCCACGTCGGACCTGCCGCATCCGCCAAGACGGCGTACTTCACCAGTCGCGGCATCGGGGTGCTCGATGTGAACTACGGCGGTTCCACCGGCTACGGTCGCGCGTACCGCGAGCGGCTGCGCGGCCAGTGGGGGGTCGTCGACGTCGAGGACGTCGCCGCCGCCGCGAGCGCGCTCGTGGCGCGGGGCGAGGCCGACGGTGCACGACTCGCGATCGACGGCGGGTCGGCGGGCGGGTGGACGGTGCTGGCGGCGCTCGTGGGGACGGATGTCTTCTCGGCCGGCGTCGCCCGTTACGCCGTGGGTGACGCCCGCACCCTCGCCGAGGACTCGCACGACTTCGAAGCCCGCTACCTCGACGGGCTCATCGGCCCGCTGCCGGAGGCGGAGGAGGTCTACCGCGAGCGGTCGCCGCTGAGCCGCCCGGAGGGATTCACCGTGCCGCTGCTGATCCTGCAGGGCGCGGAGGACGCGGTGGTCCCCCCGGCGCAGGCCGAGGCGATCCGCGACGCGCTCGTGGCCCGCGGCATCCCGCACGCCTACGTGGTGTACGAGGGTGAGGGGCACGGCTTCCGCCGTGCCGAGACGATCGTGCACGCCCTCGAGAGCGAGCTGGCCTTCCTCGGGCAGGTGTTCGGGTTCGCCACGCCGGGCGTGCCGCCGCTCCCCCTGTCCTGA
- the hisH gene encoding imidazole glycerol phosphate synthase subunit HisH produces MTDRPVVAVLDYGSGNVHSAVKALAAAGADARLTSDRGLIRDADGLVVPGVGAFRAVMEALRESRGDEVIERRLAGGRPVLGICVGMQVLFGRGVERGVDTEGLGEWPGVVTELDAPVLPHMGWNTVEAGEGSRLFAGIESERFYFVHSFAAQQWHLEVMPPFPAPTLTWCAYGTPFLAAVENGPLSATQFHPEKSGEAGIKLLSNWIGGLRRDTL; encoded by the coding sequence GTGACCGACCGGCCGGTCGTCGCTGTCCTGGACTACGGCTCGGGCAACGTCCACTCCGCCGTGAAGGCGCTGGCCGCGGCCGGCGCCGACGCACGCCTGACCAGCGACCGCGGCCTCATCCGCGACGCCGATGGACTGGTCGTTCCCGGGGTGGGCGCATTCCGGGCGGTGATGGAAGCGCTGCGCGAGAGCCGCGGCGACGAGGTCATCGAACGCCGTCTGGCCGGCGGTCGTCCCGTGCTGGGGATCTGCGTCGGCATGCAGGTGCTGTTCGGGCGCGGCGTGGAGCGCGGGGTCGACACCGAGGGGCTCGGGGAGTGGCCCGGTGTCGTGACCGAGCTGGACGCTCCCGTGCTGCCGCACATGGGCTGGAACACCGTCGAGGCGGGCGAAGGCTCGCGCCTGTTCGCCGGAATCGAGTCGGAGCGGTTCTACTTCGTGCACTCCTTCGCGGCGCAGCAATGGCACCTCGAGGTCATGCCGCCCTTCCCCGCGCCCACTCTCACGTGGTGCGCCTACGGCACGCCGTTCCTGGCCGCGGTGGAGAACGGCCCGCTTTCGGCGACCCAGTTCCACCCGGAGAAATCCGGCGAGGCCGGCATCAAGCTGTTGTCCAATTGGATCGGCGGCCTGCGCAGGGATACTCTCTGA